From Drosophila virilis strain 15010-1051.87 chromosome X, Dvir_AGI_RSII-ME, whole genome shotgun sequence, the proteins below share one genomic window:
- the LOC6634631 gene encoding protein Flattop homolog encodes MSFNFSAMQYERGFRAKSVSNWEYPRFFAPRPRSLKGNSKPVAEKNGHLLATAARDGNFLGQYRGTYHLPLRITRSFASLYNRCLSGRHKYWKYPRDLCCCQLERPHPCDLQKTLGRKDDPAWQRPKCQTKCEGLNQMLAINELHLKCKRTKCQPRPNEKLIPRVGDASSRYRKKLRKRPVTAFEYNRRGTVAQEEPTSDKTKAKQITKDAAKAPAVTSSQTKSTAKSPTKAPTKSNPKSKSPTGYCPVSCFS; translated from the exons ATGTCGTTCAACTTTAGCGCCATGCAG TACGAGCGCGGCTTTCGCGCGAAAAGCGTCAGCAATTGGGAATATCCGCGCTTCTTTGCGCCCCGTCCACGCAGCCTGAAGGGCAACTCGAAGCCCGTTGCCGAGAAGAACGGACATCTGCTGGCCACAGCAGCTCG TGACGGCAACTTTTTGGGCCAATATCGGGGCACATATCACCTGCCGTTGCGCATCACGCGCAGCTTTGCCAGCTTGTACAATCGCTGCCTGAGCGGCAGGCACAAATATTGGAAATATCCGCGCGATCTGTGCTGTTGCCAGCTGGAGCGACCGCATCCGTGTGATCTACAGAAGACGCTGGGCAGAAAGGACGATCCGGCCTGGCAGCGTCCCAAGTGCCAGACCAAGTGTGAGGGCCTCAACCAGATGCTGGCCATCAACGAGCTGCATCTCAAGTGCAAGCGTACCAAGTGCCAGCCGCGG ccCAATGAGAAACTGATACCACGCGTCGGTGACGCCTCGTCACGGTATCGAAAGAAGCTGCGCAAGCGTCCGGTCACCGCCTTCGAGTACAATCGTCGGGGCACTGTTGCGCAAGAGGAGCCGACCTCCGATAAGACCAAAGCGAAACAGATCACAAAGGATGCGGCCAAGGCACCGGCCGTAACTTCAAGTCAAACCAAGTCGACGGCCAAGTCACCCACCAAAGCGCCAACCAAATCAAATCCAAAATCCAA ATCTCCCACTGGATATTGCCCAGTTTCCTGCTTTTCATAA
- the LOC6634628 gene encoding ATP-binding cassette sub-family F member 2 encodes MPSDAKKRDAQRKKDARNKKIQQIPSTKKSNGTANGLDREMTEEEKLCAKLEEEARISAEARSCTGSLAVHPRSRDVKIANFSITFFGSELLQDTMLELNCGRRYGLIGLNGCGKSSLLAVLGGREVPIPPHIDIFHLTREIPASTKSALQCVMEVDEERIKLEKLAEELAMSDEDDAQEQLIDIYERLDDMSADQAEAKAARILHGLGFDKAMQQKQAKDFSGGWRMRIALARALFVKPHLLLLDEPTNHLDLDACVWLEEELKTYKRILVLISHSQDFLNGVCTNIIHLTGKRLKYYTGNYEAFVRTRMELLENQMKQYNWEQDQIAHMKNYIARFGHGSAKLARQAQSKEKTLAKMVAQGLTEKVTDDKVLNFYFPSCGKVPPPVIMVQNVNFRYNDETPWIYKNLEFGIDLDTRLALVGPNGAGKSTLLKLLYGDLVPTSGMIRKNSHLRIARYHQHLHELLDLDASPLEYMMRAFPDVKEKEEMRKIIGRYGLTGRQQVCPIRQLSDGQRCRVVFAWLAWQVPHLLLLDEPTNHLDMETIDALADAINDFDGGMVLVSHDFRLINQVAEEIWVCEKETVTKWKGGILDYKDHLKNKITSENEKKAKAANK; translated from the exons ATGCCATCGGACGCTAAGAAACGGGATGCGCAACGCAAAAAGGATGCGCGCAACAAGAAGATCCAACAGATACCATCCACAAAGAAATCAAACGGCACAGCCAATGGCCTCGACCGTGAAATGACCGAGGAGGAGAAACTGTGCGCCAAACTGGAGGAGGAGGCGCGCATCAGTGCGGAGGCGCGCTCCTGCACCGGTTCGCTGGCCGTGCATCCGCGATCGCGTGATGTGAAAATTGCCAACTTTTCGATAACGTTCTTTGGCTCCGAGCTGCTGCAGGACACAATGCTTGAGCTGAATTGCGGGCGGCGTTATGGTCTGATCGGCCTGAACGGCTGCGGCAAATCATCGCTGCTGGCGGTGCTCGGTGGACGGGAGGTGCCCATACCGCCGCACATTGATATATTCCATTTGACGCGCGAGATACCAGCGAGCACGAAGAGTGCACTGCAGTGCGTCATGGAGGTGGATGAGGAGCGCATCAAACTGGAGAAACTGGCCGAGGAGCTGGCCATGAGCGATGAGGATGATGCCCAGGAGCAGCTCATCGATATCTATGAGCGACTCGATGACATGTCCGCTGATCAGGCCGAGGCCAAAGCGGCGCGAATTCTACACGGTCTCGGCTTCGACAAGGCCATGCAACAGAAGCAGGCCAAGGACTTTTCAG GTGGTTGGCGCATGCGAATCGCTTTGGCGCGCGCTCTATTTGTGAAGCCGcatctgttgctgttggacGAGCCGACAAACCATTTGGATCTGGATGCCTGTGTGTGGCTGGAGGAGGAGCTGAAAACGTATAAGCGCATTCTGGTGCTCATCTCGCACTCGCAGGACTTCCTTAATGGCGTCTGCACGAATATCATCCATTTGACGGGCAAACGTCTAAAGTACTATACGGGCAACTATGAGGCTtttgtgcgcacacgcatggAGCTGCTGGAGAATCAAATGAAACAATACAATTGGGAGCAGGATCAGATAGCGCACATGAAGAACTATATTGCACGCTTTGGTCACGGCTCCGCCAAGCTGGCCAGGCAGGCGCAGTCCAAGGAAAAGACTCTTGCCAAAATGGTCGCCCAAGGTCTCACCGAGAAGGTAACTGACGACAAGGTTCTCAACTTCTATTTTCCCTCGTGCGGCAAGGTGCCGCCGCCCGTGATTATGGTCCAG AACGTCAACTTTCGATATAACGACGAGACACCTTGGATCTATAAGAACCTAGAGTTTGGCATTGATCTGGACACGCGTCTGGCTCTGGTGGGGCCAAACGGAGCTGGCAAATCGACCTTGTTGAAGTTGCTTTATGGCGATCTGGTTCCCACCTCGGGCATGATACGCAAAAATTCGCATTTGCGTATTGCACGCTACCATCAGCATCTGCACGAGCTGCTCGATCTGGATGCCAGTCCGCTCGAGTATATGATGCGCGCCTTTCCCGATGTCAAAGAGAAAGAGGAGATGCGCAAGATAATTGGACGTTATGGTTTAACCGGACGACAGCAGGTGTGCCCCATACGTCAGCTATCGGATGGTCAACGTTGTCGCGTTGTATTCGCCTGGCTGGCCTGGCAGGTGCCGCATCTTCTCTTGCTTGACGAACCGACCAATCATTTGGACATGGAGACCATTGATGCACTGGCGGATGCCATTAACGATTTTGATGGTGGCATGGTGCTAGTTAGTCACGATTTCCGTCTGATCAATCAG GTGGCCGAAGAAATTTGGGTATGCGAGAAGGAGACGGTGACCAAATGGAAAGGCGGCATTTTGGACTACAAGGATCACTTGAAGAATAAAATTACCTCCGAGAATGAGAAGAAGGCCAAGGCGGCGAATAAATAG
- the pon gene encoding titin: protein MLETKSISALAFNETPRKRKRETGCAPLPPPLKSEVAAAVAASASSCFTNAAFSSTPKKLVGRRRLLKENESLNPFINQPGLEIKSIADLSVVQQQKEQQQQQQKLPVNPFEVVRQPSKKKKREHACFENPGLNLELPERQFNPYEVVRSVATPTKCFVNEALNLRGSDAPASLNPFEIHRRSDISTAASNPSGVANPALADEPLPTSLKIGLPFTPTLGCRIDFHGMSLAQLTPSKLLAEKLVFSPVLPPAKQSLGAISEESSSMDIGKELDRYQLELENSINEAKLRKNGVVLETKQTELEVVLEQKPSLELEQRIVCTRRHTLTEIMEAPEEPEESVQQESLPPQLAIVEQALPSQPPVVEQEPNHATVEQDLESGDVAYASESEPEEENDIELDFKAPARFVRAYRPAATVAGSKESLHSIASSKSSKSAELQASSAGHGVRNMIRKSIRRLMHPMQQPQQQEQPLESAEKPATQPHNNIMSSIRHSLRRRPHKPQPVEEYTQADISIVDSSERTMKLRSSIPQTEYMRIEQLTNEKKHTLRNSIRRSTRDVLRHVFHKSQDAYATAK from the exons ATGCTGGAAACCAAGAGCATCTCTGCTTTAGCATTCAACGAGACGCCGCGCAAACGCAAACGGGAAACTGGCTGTGCCCCGTTGCCGCCACCCTTAAAAAGCGaagtggcagctgctgttgcagctagTGCGTCGTCATGCTTCACCAACGCTGCATTTAGCTCGACGCCAAAGAAACTTGTCGGACGTCGTCGTCTGCTCAAAGAGAATGAGAGCCTAAATCCGTTTATTAATCAGCCTGGACTGGAAATTAAATCTATTGCGGACTTATCGGtcgtgcagcagcagaaggaacaacaacaacagcagcagaagctacCAGTCAATCCCTTTGAAGTTGTGCGTCAGCCCTCCAAGAAAAAGAAGCGCGAGCACGCCTGCTTTGAGAATCCGGGTCTCAATCTCGAGCTACCCGAGCGTCAGTTCAATCCCTACGAG GTGGTACGTAgcgttgccacgcccaccaagTGCTTTGTCAACGAGGCGCTCAATTTGCGAGGCAGCGATGCGCCCGCCTCGCTGAATCCCTTTGAGATACATCGTCGCAGCGATATCTCGACTGCAGCTAGCAATCCGTCGGGCGTTGCCAATCCCGCACTGGCCGATGAGCCGCTGCCGACGAGCCTAAAAATTGGGCTACCATTCACGCCCACACTGGGCTGCCGCATTGATTTCCATGGCATGTCGCTGGCGCAGCTGACGCCCAGCAAGCTGCTTGCCGAAAAGCTGGTCTTCTCGCCCGTGCTACCGCCGGCTAAACAGTCGCTGGGTGCCATCAGCGAGGAGAGCAGCAGCATGGATATTGGCAAGGAACTGGATCGTTatcagctggagctggagaaCAGCATTAACGAGGCCAAGCTGCGCAAGAATGGCGTTGTGCTGGAGACAAAGCAGACGGAGTTGGAGGTGGTGCTGGAGCAGAAACCGTCGCTAGAGCTGGAGCAACGCATTGTATGCACGCGCAGACACACTCTGACCGAGATCATGGAGGCGCCGGAGGAGCCAGAGGAGTCAGTGCAGCAGGAGTCTCTGCCGCCTCAGCTAGCAATTGTCGAGCAGGCGCTGCCATCTCAACCGCCAGTTGTCGAGCAGGAGCCCAATCACGCAACTGTCGAGCAGGACCTGGAAAGCGGCGATGTGGCATATGCTTCTGAATCCGAACCGGAGGAAGAGAATGATATTGAGCTGGACTTCAAGGCGCCGGCAAGGTTCGTGCGCGCCTACCGCccggcagcaacagttgccggcAGCAAGGAATCGCTGCATTCGATAGCATCCAGCAAATCGTCCAAATCTGCGGAGCTGCAGGCCAGCAGCGCGGGCCATGGCGTCAGAAACATGATACGCAAATCCATACGCAGGCTAATGCATCCcatgcagcagccgcagcagcaggaacagccGCTGGAGTCCGCGGAGAAGCCAGCAACGCAGCCGCACAACAATATCATGAGCAGCATACGGCACAGCCTGCGCCGACGGCCGCACAAGCCCCAGCCCGTGGAGGAGTACACCCAGGCGGACATCTCCATCGTGGATAGCAGCGAGCGGACAATGAAGCTGCGCTCTAGCATACCGCAAACCGAATATATGCGCATCGAGCAGCTGACCAACGAGAAGAAGCACACGCTGCGCAACAGCATTCGCCGATCCACGCGCGACGTGCTCCGTCATGTGTTCCACAAGAGCCAGGATGCCTATGCGACGGCCAAGTGA
- the Torsin gene encoding torsin-like protein: MPRQLADLDNRTKCKMPFTNAFKMIKFRFLLLIVVINSISIVNCIEPISIGIAAGVGAIGFGYFKSQTYCRLYECCDDRSIPGNMTKLYESLSQTLFGQHMVQQHVMPALVAHLKSDSPSRKPLVMSFHGTPGTGKSFVADQIAQALYVEGAKSKYVHKYLGRADFAHPGRINEYKERINREVREFIQDCPRSLFIFDEVDKMPIGVFDTLTSLVDYAANVKGTDYTKAIFIFLSNTAGVRISDHLAELMKKGTQREDTRLSDFEEMLKMSAYNMEGGLKKTNMIEAHVIDHYIPFLALEKAHIVQCVEAEFQRWHIRPKQQDVNTVVNNAVNYDPKYSMFATSGCKTIEKKVAMVVNELRAP, translated from the exons ATGCCCCGACAACTGGCGGATTTAGACAATAGGACAAAGTGTAAAATGCCGTttacaaatgcatttaaaatgattaaatttcgatttttattgcttattgttgttataaATAGCATTAGTATAGTCAACTGCATAGAGCCCATATCGATCGGCATTGCTGCCGGCGTGGGCGCCATTGGTTTTGGCTATTTCAAAAGTCAAACCTATTGTCGGCTCTATGAGTGCTGCGACGACCGTAGCATTCCGGGCAACATGACAA AGCTATACGAATCACTGTCGCAAACACTATTTGGGCAGCATATGGTGCAGCAGCACGTTATGCCCGCGCTTGTTGCGCATCTCAAATCGGATAGTCCGTCCCGCAAGCCGCTGGTCATGAGCTTTCATGGAACGCCCGGCACGGGCAAGAGTTTTGTTGCTGATCAAATAGCGCAAGCGCTTTACGTGGAGGGTGCCAAAAGTAAATATGTTCACAAGTATTTGGGTCGTGCGGATTTTGCTCATCCCGGCCGTATCAATGAGTATAAGGAGCGCATTAATCGTGAGGTGCGTGAATTTATACAGGATTGTCCACGCTCCCTGTTCATATTCGATGAGGTGGACAAGATGCCAATTGGTGTCTTCGATACGCTTACCTCGCTGGTGGACTATGCGGCCAATGTGAAGGGCACCGACTATACCAAAgccatatttatatttctatcCAATACGGCAGGTGTGCGCATCTCCGATCATTTGGCCGAGCTTATGAAAAAGGGTACACAGCGTGAAGATACGCGACTCTCCGACTTTGAGGAAATGCTGAAAATGTCTGCCTACAATATGGAGGGCGGCCTCAAAAAGACCAACATGATCGAGGCACACGTCATCGATCattatataccatttttggCGCTTGAAAAGGCGCACATTGTCCAGTGCGTGGAGGCCGAGTTCCAGCGCTGGCACATCCGGCCAAAACAGCAAGATGTCAATACTGTTGTCAATAATGCTGTTAACTATGATCCCAAGTATAGCATGTTTGCCACATCCGGTTGCAAGACGATTGAGAAGAAAGTCGCAATGGTCGTCAACGAGCTGAGAGCACCTTAA
- the LOC6634630 gene encoding uncharacterized protein encodes MSQAAVVNSGNYKLPDLSYTPGDLTEPEYRLPTHQQLLEEKKRAPQHGLERELLPLSRLYLAEQEDKYPAAQAEESRAITSAAGRQFPALAAAQAKYTGQLNGSNSHRASELDFVPGKDLISLPSVQAPAEAEPARKMPLHSITAKPNERCPSPVVPAYANFELAKRMHQDNLDHQPLPDCVADLAYRRAQIGGAHGGLALDIDPIATGVGIKTHNAGPTHCTKMKVFRPKTGGVLPKALAGDNYRGIGSAPAKKMGAMDLAIGWDFKPINPEDEPRLARHIDGSNDSAGPAVFTCVKTPRDDPPAGAELGRSAGVFTSTLGEPDFFDKDLLRRKSDFAGRAIEREENCACDYSPPTRARSVSRDSSASHCRRAPSFGGGGGGGGGGAGGGGGVSFGLPANRLAKQYQSTPLLGDQAYQALREKYLGPDTDSPHGCHTVAASGCKRDQLLRRPARRLCHKVAPAPNCCPAAHNCDHGHGHAHRGHGQCLTSKAAFRAGMPRLNASGDFVGISPGCGGGGGGAAAGRVLVVPRPRQPYAKKNYDIDTLVPPFRSQGGGAGQGGYPEHWRLASVYQHAYKPIEQRRRPLLQTVYK; translated from the coding sequence ATGTCGCAAGCAGCTGTCGTAAATAGCGGCAATTACAAGTTGCCGGATCTGAGCTATACGCCGGGCGATTTAACGGAGCCGGAGTACCGATTGCCAACgcaccagcagctgctggaggAGAAGAAGCGCGCGCCGCAGCATGGCCTGGAACGGGAGCTGCTGCCACTGAGCCGACTGTATTTGGCGGAGCAGGAGGACAAATATCCGGCAGCACAGGCGGAGGAGTCACGTGCGATCACCTCGGCGGCGGGACGACAATTTCCGGCGCTAGCCGCCGCGCAGGCCAAGTACACGGGTCAGCTGAACGGCAGCAACAGTCACCGCGCGTCCGAGCTGGATTTTGTGCCCGGCAAGGATCTGATCTCGCTACCCAGTGTCCAGGCGCCGGCGGAAGCGGAGCCAGCGCGAAAAATGCCGCTGCACTCGATCACAGCGAAGCCAAACGAGCGCTGCCCCTCGCCGGTGGTGCCGGCCTATGCCAACTTCGAGCTGGCCAAGCGCATGCATCAGGACAATCTGGATCACCAGCCGCTGCCCGATTGCGTTGCGGATCTGGCGTATCGCCGGGCACAGATTGGCGGCGCCCATGGCGGGCTCGCGCTAGACATTGATCCGATTGCGACGGGCGTGGGCATTAAGACACACAATGCGGGACCGACTCACTGCACCAAGATGAAGGTGTTCCGGCCAAAGACGGGCGGCGTCCTGCCCAAGGCATTGGCCGGTGACAATTATCGCGGCATTGGCTCGGCGCCCGCCAAGAAAATGGGCGCCATGGATCTGGCCATTGGCTGGGACTTTAAGCCCATCAATCCGGAGGATGAGCCGCGTCTGGCTAGGCACATAGACGGCTCCAATGATTCCGCCGGCCCGGCTGTGTTCACGTGCGTGAAGACGCCACGCGACGATCCGCCCGCTGGCGCGGAGTTGGGTCGCTCGGCGGGCGTCTTTACCAGCACCCTGGGTGAGCCGGATTTCTTTGACAAGGATCTGCTGCGCCGCAAATCCGACTTTGCGGGACGCGCCATCGAGCGCGAGGAGAACTGCGCCTGTGACTATTCGCCGCCAACACGAGCGCGCAGCGTTTCGCGCGATTCCAGCGCCTCGCATTGCCGGCGAGCTCCATCTTTtggtggaggaggaggaggaggaggaggaggagcaggcggaggcggaggtgTTAGCTTTGGCCTGCCCGCCAATCGGCTGGCCAAGCAGTATCAGTCCACGCCCCTGCTGGGCGATCAGGCTTACCAGGCGCTGCGTGAAAAGTACCTCGGCCCGGACACCGACTCGCCGCATGGCTGCCATACGGTTGCCGCCTCCGGCTGCAAGCGGGATCAGCTGCTGCGCCGACCGGCGCGACGCCTCTGCCACAAGGTGGCGCCGGCGCCCAACTGCTGCCCCGCCGCCCATAACTGTGATCATGGTCATGGCCATGCTCATCGTGGTCATGGACAATGTTTGACCAGCAAGGCGGCCTTTCGCGCTGGCATGCCCAGGCTGAATGCCAGCGGCGATTTTGTGGGCATCTCACCTGGctgcggcggtggcggcggcggtgctgctgctggtcgcGTTCTGGTCGTGCCACGCCCCCGCCAGCCATATGCAAAGAAGAACTATGACATCGATACGCTGGTGCCGCCATTTCGCAGCCAGGGCGGCGGCGCTGGGCAGGGCGGCTATCCGGAGCACTGGCGTCTGGCCAGCGTCTATCAGCACGCCTACAAGCCGATCGAACAGCGCCGGCGACCGCTCCTGCAGACCGTCTACAAGTAG
- the HLH4C gene encoding T-cell acute lymphocytic leukemia protein 1 homolog, which yields MVYDMTHLAPGPPQSIALSRYYMEPDDELAAANNALTNGHAHGHAAGEDYAASTTLDMDQRYQARIACETAAQPAPPPPPTPAPRRRTTPIAHLDPSELVGLSREERRRRRRATLKYRTAHATRERIRVEAFNVSFAELRKLLPTLPPDKKLSKIEILKLAICYIAYLNHVLETP from the coding sequence ATGGTGTACGACATGACACATCTGGCACCGGGGCCGCCGCAAAGCATCGCACTCAGCCGCTACTATATGGAGCCGGATGACGAACTGGCGGCGGCGAACAATGCGCTAACAAATGGACATGCGCATGGCCATGCCGCTGGCGAGGATTATGCGGCGAGCACAACGCTGGACATGGATCAGCGGTATCAGGCGCGCATTGCCTGCGAGACGGCCGCACAgccggcgccgccgccgccgccaacgcCGGCGCCTCGACGTCGGACCACGCCCATTGCCCACCTGGATCCATCCGAGCTGGTGGGTTTGTCGCGCGAGGAGCGCCGCCGGCGACGACGCGCCACGCTCAAATATCGAACGGCGCACGCGACACGGGAAAGGATACGTGTGGAGGCGTTCAATGTGTCCTTTGCGGAGCTGCGCAAGCTGCTGCCGACGCTGCCGCCGGACAAGAAGCTGTCCAAGATCGAGATCCTCAAGCTGGCCATCTGCTATATAGCGTATCTGAACCATGTGCTGGAGACACCCTGA
- the Hap40 gene encoding uncharacterized protein Hap40: MEKLRNNSTASGQPAEHHHHHHHHHHHHHQLEQYPKNPIEQYLRASTKIKKIERVVFFKRFAPNVADVQADFQRLAYSFEESGIMQYAAMCHIGFAKCESYGGTPQREAEAYVRGARAFLLAHNEFRQLHLRSGHNGFREGALHCYNKAAERVADSGVFKAAVLRELKHLKRKLERTSSFASPTHQINDLEISAEMSMQREDYRGALLQLDDIVDNIYERRKPLMYGELLRRVEVLRLLLLVHLNLPPSRQSPAHIKLIEYYYTLAQYEPPQLGSACLSYNNEPVERPGASVPIQQQYGLAEIICAWVERNMCDLKHLLRDFGAENISISQQERQLLKTIYSELSKIY, translated from the exons atggAAAAACTACGTAACAACAGCACTGCCAGCGGGCAGCCGGCggagcatcatcatcatcatcaccatcaccatcatcaccatcatcaacTCGAGCAATACCCGAAGAATCCCATTGAACAATATCTTCGCGcctcaacaaaaattaaaaaaatcgaACGTGTTGTTTTCTTCAA ACGCTTTGCGCCCAATGTAGCCGATGTGCAGGCCGATTTCCAGCGTCTGGCCTACAGTTTTGAGGAATCGGGCATCATGCAATATGCGGCAATGTGTCACATTGGTTTCGCCAAATGCGAGTCATACGGCGGCACACCGCAACGTGAGGCCGAGGCGTATGTGCGGGGTGCACGCGCCTTTCTCCTAGCACACAACGAATTTCGCCAGCTGCACTTGCGCAGCGGCCACAATGGCTTCCGTGAGGGCGCCCTGCATTGCTACAACAAGGCTGCGGAACGTGTCGCCGATAGCGGCGTCTTCAAGGCAGCCGTGCTGCGCGAACTGAAGCATCTAAAGCGCAAGCTGGAGCGCACGAGCAGCTTTGCCTCGCCCACACATCAAATCAATGATCTGGAAATAAGCGCCGAGATGAGCATGCAGCGCGAGGATTATCGCGGCGCCCTGCTGCAATTGGATGACATTGTCGACAATATTTATGAGCGCCGCAAGCCACTCATGTACGGCGAGCTGTTGCGTCGCGTGGAGGTGCTacgcctgctgttgctggtgcatCTAAATTTGCCGCCTTCACGCCAATCGCCTGCacacattaaattaattgaatactATTATACACTGGCCCAGTACGAGCCGCCACAATTGGGATCGGCTTGCCTTAGCTATAATAATGAGCCGGTCGAGCGACCCGGCGCTTCTGTGCCAATCCAGCAACAATATGGCCTAGCCGAAATTATTTGCGCCTGGGTCGAGCGCAACATGTGCGATCTAAAGCATTTGCTACGTGATTTTGGTGCCGAGAATATCTCGATTAGCCAACAGGAGCGCCAGCTGCTCAAGACCATCTATTCCGAACTATCCAAGATCTACTAG
- the Pis gene encoding CDP-diacylglycerol--inositol 3-phosphatidyltransferase → MAIAEHDNVFIFVPNLIGYARIVLAIIAFWFMSTNYVIAGWCYIISALLDAVDGHAARAFNQSTRFGAMLDQLTDRCGTTGLLVTLAYFYPSYMFWFQLSIAIDVACHWLYMQTSVVVGRVSHKVNDNFVMRIYYQKDVLTFMCCVNELFYICLYLLHFTYGPLIIGVSLFKILAFLTGPFAVLKALISVMHAYVAGADLAAVDVRERQEKRQKAEPVVAGKKLE, encoded by the exons ATGGCCATTGCCGAGCACGATaacgttttcatttttgtgcCAAATCTGATTG GTTATGCACGCATCGTTTTGGCCATTATTGCGTTTTGGTTTATGTCCACGAACTATGTGATCGCCGGTTGGTGTTATATAATTAGTGCACTTCTGGATGCCGTCGATGGCCATGCCGCCCGGGCCTTCAATCAGA GCACACGCTTCGGCGCCATGCTGGACCAGTTGACGGATCGCTGCGGCACCACGGGTCTGCTGGTTACCCTGGCCTATTTCTATCCCAGCTACATGTTCTGGTTTCAGCTGTCGATCGCCATTGATGTCGCTTGCCATTGGCTCTACATGCAAAC GAGCGTTGTGGTGGGACGAGTCTCGCACAAGGTGAATGATAACTTTGTGATGCGCATCTATTACCAGAAGGACGTGCTGACCTTTATGTGCTGCGTGAATGAGCTCTTCTACATTTGCCTGTATCTATTGCATTTTACCTATGGACCTTTGA tCATCGGCGTTTCGCTGTTCAAAATACTTGCCTTCCTTACCGGGCCCTTTGCGGTGCTAAAGGCCCTGATCTCTGTTATGCATGCCTATGTCGCTGGCGCTGATTTGGCTGCGGTGGATGTGCGTGAGCGCCAGGAGAAGCGCCAGAAGGCCGAGCCCGTGGTTGCTGGCAAAAAGTTGGAGTAA
- the mRpL30 gene encoding large ribosomal subunit protein uL30m yields MSSLRLLTPLQLNLTLARSYGKHNKKFLYKDGKKYENIIYYPRTPDHQDPPVEPAKLFRVQRIKPVKGNPFWEKRLLKDLGLDGKQSDFTVVKNIPENNARLWKIKHLIKVTPITFPYGEPTPQDIKHTILKENGECLVTKDIGPVEVRDAAREAFDKQPKRLDTELLRKDSRLKWLNPW; encoded by the exons ATGAGTTCCCTTAGGCTATTGACGCCGCTGCAACTAAACCTGACACTGGCGCGCAGCTATGGCAAACACAATAAGAAGTTCCTGTACAAAGATGGCAAGAAATACGAGAATATTATATACTATCCCAG GACGCCCGACCATCAGGATCCGCCAGTGGAGCCTGCCAAGCTGTTTCGGGTGCAGCGCATAAAGCCCGTTAAGGGTAATCCGTTCTGGGAGAAGCGCCTGCTCAAAGATCTGGGCCTGGATGGCAAACAAAGCGATTTTACCGTGGTGAAGAACATACCCGAAAACAATGCACGCCTATGGAAAATAAAGCATCTGATAAAAGTGACACCCATAACATTTCCATACGGCGAGCCCACGCCACAGGACATTAAGCACACGATACTCAAGGAGAACGGCGAGTGCCTGGTGACCAAGGACATTGGACCTGTTGAGGTGCGCGATGCTGCCCGGGAAGCTTTCGACAAGCAGCCCAAGCGCCTGGATACGGAGCTGCTGCGAAAAGATTCACGACTCAAATGGCTGAATCCCTGGTAG